The window TATTTCTCAGATCTCCttaaaatttccttttaatttgcttttctttcttttctttttccatttattttattttcatttaatttttatagattcaGAAGAAAGTCTCCGTACGCAGCAACCTTTCCTCGTGATGAGACCCGgacaatcgatattatttgcgttataataaaatctcatatataattgtaaacaACGTAAGTACTAGCTAATGACTGCTtttcgattaatataatttgaaagaatTCTATAAAGATTCATTGTTCTAATTAGTTTAATTTCTACTACAGAGAATCATTTGTTTTAAATCGTTAATCGATAAGGCAGAGCACGATACGAAGAAGGtaaatttatccttttttttttttaaattagtttttatatatagttattgtttagCGTTTTTGTGTTATCTACCGTAGAATGTTACATGAAGAGAACATATCATTAATAGCTTTGTAGTTTTCAGCTTTATCGAATTGTATCATTCAACACAAAGGTGTATCTTTTCAGGTAGACAAATATTAAGGTTAATTTGACAAAGaacagtttatatatatatatatatcttgaaaGTATAAGGTTTAGTGGCGCGAGGTAAGAAAATGTTTATGTgtacaaacttatgttctaaATATGTTTATTACTTGATAACAAAATTAGTAGAGTGtacataaaaattgtaaaataataatctggAAATCGTTGTAAATTATACATTACAATGCATTAATGTGTTTATAGCAcaagttaaaattattatattatacaaaggaatatctttgatttcatttaaattcgaGTAAAAGTAACACATGATTAATACTGTGGAAGAATCAATCGAAAATTGAGTTGAACGTTCACAAACGTTCTTTTCAATCAGACGGAGATGACATCACAAACTAAACTGTTTTTGTATCAATTCGCTTAAATGCAGGTAATATAATAGAGtaataagtttaattataaaatatatatatatatatacacacacacacacatatatatatatatatatatctgtaatcTATAGAGTTTGCATAAAGTTAAAAACATCGATACATTTAATGAAGTTAATTCATGAataattcattgataatataataaaatagagaagataaatgatatatgATTTAAGCAAATTGATACATACATGTAGATATTTACAACTAATAATTCCAGATAATTGTGACGCTCTTGTTTGTTCAATGTAGTTGACTTAGAGCTTCTTTCATATTCCATGTTATATCACAATTAACAGTCCCTGGGTAATTCACCATAGTAAGCCGTTAAAGCTATTAACTTTCTGTCAAGGAAGTTTTGTTCCACTTCTACGCCAGAACCTGCTCCAGCTAGCATAGCGATCTGTAATTACGATATAATCATATagacataatatatttcaatcatAAATTGTTATTCCTTTATGTATAAACTTTTACCTGCATGGTATCTACATTTCTCGGTAAAAAGTAGGCCACGTGATCCGTGATCTTTCTTGCTACTTTAAATACATGTATTCCACCGATTGGAtgcataatattatcaagatcGTAAGTTTCGTTCTTCACATAACTAGGTCCTCCCCAAGGTGGACTTAGAAAGACAACATCGGCTATTAATTTTGGTGctatatcaaagaaattacCAAGAATAAATTCAATTCTGTCCTCAACGCCATAAATACGGGCATTATTTCGGGCAAGTTGTATTTTTATTGGATCAATATCAATGGCCAACACTGTAAAAACAAATTAGATAGGTATATCCGTTTGGTTTATGTTGTTTCTTCGAATTTATACAAACCCCTTTCACATGTAAATGCAAATTGAATAGCATTTCCTCCTGCACCACAGAATGCATCTATAATCGTATCACATTTGCATCTTTCCGCTATATGCTCTGCTATCTTCTCTGGAGTTACAGAAAACCAGCTTTCTATCAAAATGAATGACTCAGATAAAATTAGTAAATTAGAATTTGATCAGATAATAACTTGATtgtaaaacattaatattttcaaatttaacaattttccAAAAATATTTACCGTGATCTAATTTGATGCCTTGATCAAATTTACTAAAGAGATGATATCTTCTTATCCAGTATTTCATTaaagttttatcattatttatttctgcaGGAAGACTTATACTTCTTTTTGATtgtttcctcctctttttctttaacgttttttttatactatctTCATccgacaattttatatttaatatctctgTGTGATGCTCTTTTTCATCAACATCcatatcaatatttaaagtAGATAAATTGTCTTCGTTCGGAGGAAGAAGTCTTTCATTAATCACTGGTTTTACAGAGTCGCTTTCTTCGTCGCATTCACATTGTACGATATCATCAATTACtgtatcgttaaaaatttgatCTGATTCATTAGAATCTTTCCAAGTATTAAATAGATTTTCAACTGATTTATCTTGTTTCAATTCTGACGAACTTGTACTTGGTTTATTGAACACTAGTCTTTTTGCTTGCAATTTTGTTTTAGGACTATGATCGCACTCTTCGTCAGAACTTGAAGAAAATTGTGTTTTAGTATAGGAACCTTTGTCGTTAGATTGTATTTCGGTTTCTGCAGGCTGTAATATTGGACAATACGATAAATAACGTTgtacctataaaaaaaaaaaaaaaaagaaaaaaaaaagaaaaaaggacacatgaaaaaaatatgttatttcatattatttttaaacaatttcttataaatcaattgaaaaaatCTTACCTTGTCTATGGTATTTGTGATTTCAACTCCATTATCATCAAAATAAATGTGCTTGTTTATAGGTTTAGAGCGACtaactttcatttttaattgtctATTTTGTAAtctgatatttcttttcctataaACAACCTCACCTTGTAACTTTGTTTGTTTTTGGCTTTCATTAAAAGTATAACCCATTAATGAAAAAGCTTTCTTCACTGTTTCTAAACCTTCTCCTACGTCGTCGTAATCAGCTTCATGGCttgaaattgtataaatatgtatttttaaatgtgTCTTAAATAGtcctaaatattttattaatatatgaatatacctTCGTTTTAGCGTAATAGGTCTGTCCTCATTTGgcttatctttgttatcatcacttgatattttttgtataaatccACCATTATCAATGGTAGATGATAAAACCGCACTGTTTTCATTAGATGTATTCATTATATCTTCCTTTGATGATTTTTCTGTATCGCTTGTTCGATTTATTTGATCTATAACCTCTTCTTCGGATTTCATTGTTAGACTTTGCATGAGCATACCAACTGATTCTATGatcatcctttttttatttgataattcttGTTTCACTGGCGTATTTGTTACTGTATTTTTAtcatctatattaataattttatgcaaTTGTTCAATATTACTTTCGGCAGATTTTTCTTCACccaatcgattattattaccacGCGTACATATATTTTGACCATTAACCTCAAAAACTGAAGTAACATGATCAGTTTTTAGACTTTCTGTTTGTTTATatcttattacaaataattcgtATTGCTTTTGGTAttctaattgaaaattttctttccataAATGTTGCcaatatttatcattgtcCTCAGATACATACTCATTTTCTTGATCAGAACTACTAAATGTTATGTTACTTTCAATAGAGCTAGTTACAGAGCTAATAAGACTAGAAGAGTGAATAGAATTGGAATCACAACTAGAACTGGTTAATGTCATTTTAGTGACATTTGTCATAGAATCAGACGTTGCATTTGTCTTTGCTGTGGAACCATTGATAGAATCACATCTGGTTAATAGTCTTTCATCTTCTGCATTAGAATGTTGATTATAACTTTCCTCCGCACTAAATGGACTTAGTGGATTCCAACCATCACCTGCTTCTGGTGACAGTtcataatttgttaattttttcctattttcttctgCATCTTTCTCGTTAATACTTTGTTTATTTGGAtcttcgaatgaaaaattaatattgtacGATGAACCTTTATTTTTCgattcattttcttcgttgATGCTACTTTTACTGAAGATTCCTTCAAAATCTGAACGATCAATTTCACAATTTTTGTGCGCTTGATTAGGGAAACACGTATTTTGTTCCGAAAATTTGTCTATACCAACttgtttaatttcattgagtttttcctcttctcttaaATGTAAATTGTCTTGAAGGTATTCAGGATTAATATATTCTGCATACTTTTCAATCCACGATGACCATATCAATTGTTCCCCATGTTTGTACCAGTACTTTTCCCAAGCCATATCCATTtcacttttattacttttgaaGTACTTGGAATAGGAATAATcatcagaaatatttttataattgtgcATAGAAGGGTCAGTTTCATGTTCATTTTTACTGGAGTTTTGTATATCATCTAATGCCGTAATATTTAAGGATAAAGGTTGTGCTATTGAATCTTTTTCTCCTAAAATAAATGACGAGGATTTGGTATGATACTTGGTTTTTATGCAATTAGAGGGATTACAGCTTAAGGCTGACGTGTCGTCGATACAAGAATTTTCAGAATCAACATTTAATGTTTCAGACTTGAGTTCTAAATCTCTGCTTTCGCGATACCTCATGAATGCTTCCGCATTATCAAAACCACTCTCAACTTCGTTCTCAGATGAATGAAAAGTTTTTCCATAAGAGGCTAAAAGATTTTGTATACTCTTAGCTTCGTGTTGATCATGATATTCTGATAAATCTGCACCAGAATCAGATTGGTGTAGACCTAATTTTTGTGTAAGACTATGTGCTGTGACACGATGGGCTGAGTCACGAACAGAATCATGTTCATCCGTAGAATAATTGTTGTCTGTATGTGATGCACTGCAATAACAACTTACAGGCTCttcctaaaaaaaagaaagaaaaggagagaaaaaaaaaaaaaaaaaaaaaaaaaaaagaaaaaagggggaaaaaaaaataaacaaaaaagaaaaaagacaacaaaAATATGACTTGAATAAAGATTGTATAAATGCATTTgcaattagaaatatattgatataatgcaatgaaaattgataatatcgattatcttACATCGTGCTTCTCTACAGATTGTATTTCTgtgtttgttcttttatagATATCCAACATTTCTCCCACACAATCTCTTTCAACATCCTCATTTTCGCTTGCATCTTCGGCAGTTTGGATGGTATAAACGTCTGGATTTCTGCAAGTAAGGAAGGATAACATCACATTTATAATAGATGTTGGATAATAAAAAActgcattatattttattaccattTTATGTAGAATTCACTTGCttgtttctttcataaaaatcatataaataacatagcagaacaaaaggaaaattcaTAAAACATTTCATTGTGCTAACTTTAAAAGAATCGCTTCACTTGTTAGTCttataatatgtttttttcaataaaattcataaatatttaaacataatctCTGTTATGatttagattatattatacataagtGGATGTCAAGGTTAAGTCATGTGTCACATCACAAATCAATATATAAGTAGACGTGGAGCTATTACTAGTACAAAAGAGGTATATTGAAGCATTTAAATTaaggcaaaaaagaaaagaaaagaaaaaggaaagataatctTGTAAAAAGAAGATTACATTTACCTGATAAACACTCTACTGCAAAGACAATAAATGTAACAATCGGGGTCAGGGGACTCCGCCTGTTCTGCTATATAAACTTCAGCTAAAGGTTCCCAAAAATGTTCGCACATACCGAAAATGTATAGTGATCTttcatacaataataatttatcacaACACCCATATGTCTCGCGCTTAGATCTTCATGACTTCTTCCTTGAAAAAACAATCCGCCATTCGTTCGGCAATGCTTCGTTGCAAACTTCAAGTTAGTGTTGCATTAAGATCGATTATCGATTTgtattaaattcaaatttacTAAAAAGTTACGCATGGAAATACAATAATCAAACGTAAACGTGTAAAATATGTTGTTTCGTTAATTTACACAGTTAACTTTTTTCACGATTTATTAACATCTTTCTGCGATTACATCAATGTTTTATGGATATTAATTTAGATCGTTCTTTtgcgttttattttatcgagaaCTATTTGACgatatacgaatttttttacaagtttttttatgaaaactaATTCAAgtagattattatattatttctatctctccccctctctatatctctctctctctctctctctctctctctctctctctcccctcccagTCTCTCTTGCAAACATTTACTTGACAAATAACACGTTTTAGtgtaaatatatgaattatatttttttgcaaTAAAGCACAAGAATCTCTATTCTCATATTTTATGCACgatacataatatttaaaagtattcTTTAGAtgtaattatatctattatatatttttaattttaaatttgtaacaattaaaaattactttgTAGATAATATGAATGTT is drawn from Vespa crabro chromosome 19, iyVesCrab1.2, whole genome shotgun sequence and contains these coding sequences:
- the LOC124430619 gene encoding trimethylguanosine synthase isoform X2; this translates as MCEHFWEPLAEVYIAEQAESPDPDCYIYCLCSRVFIRNPDVYTIQTAEDASENEDVERDCVGEMLDIYKRTNTEIQSVEKHDEEPVSCYCSASHTDNNYSTDEHDSVRDSAHRVTAHSLTQKLGLHQSDSGADLSEYHDQHEAKSIQNLLASYGKTFHSSENEVESGFDNAEAFMRYRESRDLELKSETLNVDSENSCIDDTSALSCNPSNCIKTKYHTKSSSFILGEKDSIAQPLSLNITALDDIQNSSKNEHETDPSMHNYKNISDDYSYSKYFKSNKSEMDMAWEKYWYKHGEQLIWSSWIEKYAEYINPEYLQDNLHLREEEKLNEIKQVGIDKFSEQNTCFPNQAHKNCEIDRSDFEGIFSKSSINEENESKNKGSSYNINFSFEDPNKQSINEKDAEENRKKLTNYELSPEAGDGWNPLSPFSAEESYNQHSNAEDERLLTRCDSINGSTAKTNATSDSMTNVTKMTLTSSSCDSNSIHSSSLISSVTSSIESNITFSSSDQENEYVSEDNDKYWQHLWKENFQLEYQKQYELFVIRYKQTESLKTDHVTSVFEVNGQNICTRGNNNRLGEEKSAESNIEQLHKIINIDDKNTVTNTPVKQELSNKKRMIIESVGMLMQSLTMKSEEEVIDQINRTSDTEKSSKEDIMNTSNENSAVLSSTIDNGGFIQKISSDDNKDKPNEDRPITLKRSHEADYDDVGEGLETVKKAFSLMGYTFNESQKQTKLQGEVVYRKRNIRLQNRQLKMKVSRSKPINKHIYFDDNGVEITNTIDKPAETEIQSNDKGSYTKTQFSSSSDEECDHSPKTKLQAKRLVFNKPSTSSSELKQDKSVENLFNTWKDSNESDQIFNDTVIDDIVQCECDEESDSVKPVINERLLPPNEDNLSTLNIDMDVDEKEHHTEILNIKLSDEDSIKKTLKKKRRKQSKRSISLPAEINNDKTLMKYWIRRYHLFSKFDQGIKLDHESWFSVTPEKIAEHIAERCKCDTIIDAFCGAGGNAIQFAFTCERVLAIDIDPIKIQLARNNARIYGVEDRIEFILGNFFDIAPKLIADVVFLSPPWGGPSYVKNETYDLDNIMHPIGGIHVFKVARKITDHVAYFLPRNVDTMQIAMLAGAGSGVEVEQNFLDRKLIALTAYYGELPRDC
- the LOC124430619 gene encoding uncharacterized protein LOC124430619 isoform X3, producing MCEHFWEPLAEVYIAEQAESPDPDCYIYCLCSRVFIRNPDVYTIQTAEDASENEDVERDCVGEMLDIYKRTNTEIQSVEKHDEEPVSCYCSASHTDNNYSTDEHDSVRDSAHRVTAHSLTQKLGLHQSDSGADLSEYHDQHEAKSIQNLLASYGKTFHSSENEVESGFDNAEAFMRYRESRDLELKSETLNVDSENSCIDDTSALSCNPSNCIKTKYHTKSSSFILGEKDSIAQPLSLNITALDDIQNSSKNEHETDPSMHNYKNISDDYSYSKYFKSNKSEMDMAWEKYWYKHGEQLIWSSWIEKYAEYINPEYLQDNLHLREEEKLNEIKQVGIDKFSEQNTCFPNQAHKNCEIDRSDFEGIFSKSSINEENESKNKGSSYNINFSFEDPNKQSINEKDAEENRKKLTNYELSPEAGDGWNPLSPFSAEESYNQHSNAEDERLLTRCDSINGSTAKTNATSDSMTNVTKMTLTSSSCDSNSIHSSSLISSVTSSIESNITFSSSDQENEYVSEDNDKYWQHLWKENFQLEYQKQYELFVIRYKQTESLKTDHVTSVFEVNGQNICTRGNNNRLGEEKSAESNIEQLHKIINIDDKNTVTNTPVKQELSNKKRMIIESVGMLMQSLTMKSEEEVIDQINRTSDTEKSSKEDIMNTSNENSAVLSSTIDNGGFIQKISSDDNKDKPNEDRPITLKRSHEADYDDVGEGLETVKKAFSLMGYTFNESQKQTKLQGEVVYRKRNIRLQNRQLKMKVSRSKPINKHIYFDDNGVEITNTIDKVQRYLSYCPILQPAETEIQSNDKGSYTKTQFSSSSDEECDHSPKTKLQAKRLVFNKPSTSSSELKQDKSVENLFNTWKDSNESDQIFNDTVIDDIVQCECDEESDSVKPVINERLLPPNEDNLSTLNIDMDVDEKEHHTEILNIKLSDEDSIKKTLKKKRRKQSKRSISLPAEINNDKTLMKYWIRRYHLFSKFDQGIKLDHESWFSVTPEKIAEHIAERCKCDTIIDAFCGAGGNAIQFAFTCERAPKLIADVVFLSPPWGGPSYVKNETYDLDNIMHPIGGIHVFKVARKITDHVAYFLPRNVDTMQIAMLAGAGSGVEVEQNFLDRKLIALTAYYGELPRDC
- the LOC124430619 gene encoding trimethylguanosine synthase isoform X1, with product MCEHFWEPLAEVYIAEQAESPDPDCYIYCLCSRVFIRNPDVYTIQTAEDASENEDVERDCVGEMLDIYKRTNTEIQSVEKHDEEPVSCYCSASHTDNNYSTDEHDSVRDSAHRVTAHSLTQKLGLHQSDSGADLSEYHDQHEAKSIQNLLASYGKTFHSSENEVESGFDNAEAFMRYRESRDLELKSETLNVDSENSCIDDTSALSCNPSNCIKTKYHTKSSSFILGEKDSIAQPLSLNITALDDIQNSSKNEHETDPSMHNYKNISDDYSYSKYFKSNKSEMDMAWEKYWYKHGEQLIWSSWIEKYAEYINPEYLQDNLHLREEEKLNEIKQVGIDKFSEQNTCFPNQAHKNCEIDRSDFEGIFSKSSINEENESKNKGSSYNINFSFEDPNKQSINEKDAEENRKKLTNYELSPEAGDGWNPLSPFSAEESYNQHSNAEDERLLTRCDSINGSTAKTNATSDSMTNVTKMTLTSSSCDSNSIHSSSLISSVTSSIESNITFSSSDQENEYVSEDNDKYWQHLWKENFQLEYQKQYELFVIRYKQTESLKTDHVTSVFEVNGQNICTRGNNNRLGEEKSAESNIEQLHKIINIDDKNTVTNTPVKQELSNKKRMIIESVGMLMQSLTMKSEEEVIDQINRTSDTEKSSKEDIMNTSNENSAVLSSTIDNGGFIQKISSDDNKDKPNEDRPITLKRSHEADYDDVGEGLETVKKAFSLMGYTFNESQKQTKLQGEVVYRKRNIRLQNRQLKMKVSRSKPINKHIYFDDNGVEITNTIDKVQRYLSYCPILQPAETEIQSNDKGSYTKTQFSSSSDEECDHSPKTKLQAKRLVFNKPSTSSSELKQDKSVENLFNTWKDSNESDQIFNDTVIDDIVQCECDEESDSVKPVINERLLPPNEDNLSTLNIDMDVDEKEHHTEILNIKLSDEDSIKKTLKKKRRKQSKRSISLPAEINNDKTLMKYWIRRYHLFSKFDQGIKLDHESWFSVTPEKIAEHIAERCKCDTIIDAFCGAGGNAIQFAFTCERVLAIDIDPIKIQLARNNARIYGVEDRIEFILGNFFDIAPKLIADVVFLSPPWGGPSYVKNETYDLDNIMHPIGGIHVFKVARKITDHVAYFLPRNVDTMQIAMLAGAGSGVEVEQNFLDRKLIALTAYYGELPRDC